From Cucumis melo cultivar AY chromosome 1, USDA_Cmelo_AY_1.0, whole genome shotgun sequence, a single genomic window includes:
- the LOC127148394 gene encoding uncharacterized protein LOC127148394 has product MPPRRGARRGGRGGRGRGAGRVQPEVQPVAQAPDPAAPVTHADLAAMEQRFRDMIMQMREQQKPASPTPAPAPAPAPARVPAPAPAPVPVAPQFVPDQLSAEAKHLRDFRKYNPTTFDGSLEDPTRAQMWLSSLETIFRYMKCPEDQKVQCAVFMLTDRGTAWWETTERMLGGDVSQITWQQFKESFYAKFFSASLRDAKRQEFLNLEQGDMTVEQYDAEFDMLSRFAPEMIATEAARADKFVRGLRLDIQGLVRAFRPATHADALRLAVDLSLQERANSSKTAGRGSTSGQKRKAEQQPVPVPQRNFRPGGELLFT; this is encoded by the exons atgccaccaaggagaggtgcacgtaggggtggccgaggaggccgaggaaggggagcaggacgcgttcagcctgaggtgcagcctgtagcccaagcccctgacccggctgcgccagttactcatgcggacctagccgccatggagcagaggtttagagatatgattatgcagatgcgggagcagcagaagcctgcctcgccaactccggcgccagctccagcgccagctccagcacgagttcctgctccagctccggctccagtaccagttgcgccccagtttgtgccggatcagttgtcggcagaggctaagcatctgagggatttcaggaagtataatcccacgacgttcgatgggtctttggaggaccccaccagggctcagatgtggttatcgtccttagaaaccatattccgttacatgaaatgccctgaggatcagaaggttcagtgtgctgtttttatgttgactgacagaggtactgcatggtgggagaccacagagaggatgctaggtggtgatgtgagtcagatcacgtggcagcagttcaaggagagtttctatgcgaaattcttctctgccagtttgagagatgccaagcggcaggagttcctgaacttagagcagggtgacatgaccgtggagcagtacgatgcggagtttgacatgttatcccgcttcgctcccgagatgatagcgaccgaggcggccagagctgacaagtttgttagaggcctcagactggacattcagggtttggtccgagctttcagacctgctactcatgccgatgcactgcgcctggcagtggatctcagtttacaggagagggccaactcgtctaagaccgctggtagaggttcgacgtctggacagaagaggaaggctgagcagcagcctgttccagtgccacagcggaatttcagacccggtggtgagtt attgttcacgtaa